Proteins from one Fusobacterium varium genomic window:
- a CDS encoding PHP domain-containing protein — MEVDLHIHTIASDGTFTPEEVILEAKRRGLKALAITDHDTVDGIEEAKKKAQEIGIEFVQGIEISCNTQDYEVHILGYFLNLENKKFMNELEELKKARDNRNLKIVEKLKACGIDADLEEIAKMAPGKIISRLHFANYLVEKGVVLSKEEAFDKYLGKRGRAYIPKENFPPERAVKMLSENGAFVSLAHPKLVVNNDGIIENMISNLVKVGLNGIEAQYGTFSPSDIKKYKKMAKRHSLLVTGGSDFHGANREGVNIGDTGITYSQFRLIKERNAGGKL; from the coding sequence ATGGAAGTAGATCTTCATATACATACTATTGCTTCAGATGGAACTTTTACTCCAGAAGAGGTTATTTTAGAAGCTAAAAGAAGAGGCTTAAAAGCTTTAGCTATAACAGATCATGATACTGTTGATGGAATAGAAGAAGCTAAAAAGAAAGCTCAAGAGATAGGAATAGAGTTTGTTCAAGGAATAGAAATATCATGTAATACACAAGATTATGAAGTTCATATATTAGGATATTTTTTAAATCTTGAAAATAAGAAATTTATGAATGAACTTGAAGAATTAAAAAAAGCTAGAGATAATAGAAATCTGAAAATAGTAGAAAAATTAAAAGCTTGTGGAATAGATGCTGATTTGGAAGAGATTGCTAAAATGGCTCCAGGAAAGATAATAAGTAGATTACATTTTGCTAATTATCTCGTTGAAAAAGGGGTTGTTTTAAGTAAAGAGGAAGCTTTTGATAAGTATCTAGGGAAAAGAGGAAGGGCATATATACCTAAAGAGAATTTTCCACCAGAGAGAGCAGTTAAAATGTTAAGTGAGAATGGAGCATTTGTTTCATTGGCTCATCCTAAATTAGTTGTAAATAATGATGGAATAATTGAGAATATGATTTCAAATCTTGTAAAAGTTGGATTAAATGGAATAGAGGCTCAATATGGAACTTTTTCCCCATCAGATATAAAAAAATATAAGAAAATGGCAAAAAGACACTCACTTTTAGTGACTGGAGGATCAGACTTTCATGGAGCTAATAGAGAGGGAGTGAATATAGGAGATACAGGAATTACATATTCACAATTTAGATTGATAAAAGAGAGAAATGCAGGAGGTAAATTATGA
- the rfaD gene encoding ADP-glyceromanno-heptose 6-epimerase, whose product MIIVTGAAGMIGSAFVWKLNEMGINDILVVDKLRTEEKWLNLRKRDYADWVDRDDLFDWLANPANAEKITGVVHMGACSATTERDGDFLMANNYGYSKKLWEFCAERQINYVYASSAATYGGGELGYNDEVSPEELKKLMPLNKYGYSKKIFDDWAFKQRIAPKQWTGLKFFNVYGPQEYHKGRMASMVFHTFNQYRENGGVKLFKSHKEGYKDGEQLRDFVYLKDVVDVIYFLLTEKVESGVYNIGTGEARSFLDLSMATMRAASKNPDLAVEDVVEFIPMPEDLRGRYQYFTQASMDKLKKAGYTKKFHSLEEGVKDYVENYMATEDPYL is encoded by the coding sequence ATGATTATAGTAACTGGTGCAGCTGGAATGATTGGAAGTGCATTTGTTTGGAAACTTAATGAAATGGGAATAAATGATATTCTAGTTGTAGATAAATTAAGAACAGAAGAAAAATGGTTAAATTTAAGAAAGAGAGATTATGCTGATTGGGTAGATAGAGATGACCTTTTTGATTGGCTTGCTAATCCAGCTAATGCAGAAAAAATAACAGGTGTAGTACATATGGGAGCTTGTTCTGCAACTACTGAGAGAGATGGAGATTTCCTAATGGCTAATAACTATGGATATAGTAAAAAACTTTGGGAATTCTGTGCTGAAAGACAAATAAATTATGTTTATGCTTCATCAGCAGCTACATATGGTGGAGGAGAATTAGGATATAATGATGAAGTTTCTCCAGAAGAATTAAAAAAATTAATGCCTCTTAATAAATATGGATACTCTAAAAAAATATTTGATGATTGGGCATTCAAACAAAGAATAGCTCCAAAACAATGGACAGGATTAAAATTCTTCAATGTATATGGACCACAAGAGTATCACAAAGGAAGAATGGCATCAATGGTATTCCATACATTTAATCAATATAGAGAAAATGGTGGAGTTAAACTTTTCAAATCTCATAAAGAGGGATATAAAGATGGAGAGCAACTTAGAGATTTTGTTTATCTAAAAGATGTTGTGGATGTAATCTACTTCTTACTAACTGAAAAAGTTGAATCAGGAGTATATAATATAGGAACTGGAGAGGCTAGAAGCTTCCTAGATCTTTCTATGGCAACAATGAGAGCAGCTTCTAAAAATCCAGATCTTGCTGTTGAAGATGTAGTTGAATTTATTCCAATGCCTGAAGATTTAAGAGGAAGATATCAATACTTTACACAAGCTTCAATGGATAAATTGAAAAAAGCTGGATATACTAAAAAATTCCACTCATTAGAAGAGGGAGTTAAAGATTATGTAGAAAATTATATGGCAACAGAAGATCCATATTTATAG
- a CDS encoding undecaprenyl-diphosphate phosphatase: MNPFLIVIILGIVEGMTEFLPVSSTGHMILVEKFINSSFFTKNFMDSFLIIVQLGAILAVVLYFWNDLTPFVKEREVFVQRFRLWAKVVVGVLPSAVIGLLLDDYISEYFMGNVVVVATTLIFYGIILIVVEKYYKSSSNIDSFSKMGYKKAFTVGLFQCLAMIPGTSRSGATIIGGLLLGLSRGVATEFSFFLAIPTMFGATLLKLLKNGLKFSPVEWQLLGVGSLVSFVVAYLVIKWFMGYIKKRDFVSFGIYRIVLGILVLIAVFI; the protein is encoded by the coding sequence ATGAATCCTTTTTTAATTGTTATTATACTTGGTATAGTAGAGGGAATGACAGAGTTTCTTCCTGTTAGTAGTACAGGACACATGATCTTAGTTGAAAAATTTATAAACAGCAGTTTTTTTACTAAAAATTTTATGGATAGTTTCTTGATAATTGTACAATTAGGAGCTATTCTTGCAGTAGTTTTATACTTTTGGAATGATTTAACTCCTTTTGTAAAAGAAAGAGAAGTTTTTGTCCAAAGGTTTAGATTGTGGGCAAAGGTTGTAGTTGGAGTTCTTCCATCAGCTGTAATTGGACTACTTTTAGATGACTATATTTCTGAATATTTTATGGGAAATGTAGTTGTTGTAGCTACAACACTTATCTTTTATGGAATAATATTGATAGTTGTTGAAAAATATTATAAAAGCTCTTCAAATATTGATAGCTTTAGTAAAATGGGATATAAAAAAGCTTTTACAGTTGGATTATTCCAATGTTTAGCTATGATTCCAGGAACTTCAAGATCAGGAGCAACTATAATAGGGGGACTTCTTTTAGGACTTTCAAGAGGAGTGGCAACAGAATTTTCATTTTTCTTGGCTATACCAACTATGTTTGGAGCAACACTATTGAAACTTTTAAAAAATGGATTGAAATTTTCTCCAGTTGAATGGCAACTTTTAGGAGTGGGATCTCTTGTATCTTTTGTTGTTGCATATCTTGTAATTAAATGGTTTATGGGATATATTAAAAAGAGAGATTTTGTTTCTTTTGGAATATATAGAATAGTTCTAGGAATTTTAGTTTTAATTGCTGTATTTATTTAG